In one Lolium rigidum isolate FL_2022 chromosome 3, APGP_CSIRO_Lrig_0.1, whole genome shotgun sequence genomic region, the following are encoded:
- the LOC124699757 gene encoding probable carboxylesterase 18, with amino-acid sequence MAHLDPPAKAARLAPPMTWRTRLSIFAAGYLTDATRRADGTINRRLLAYLDPGVPPSAAPRNGVASRDLDIDPALPLPLRARLFHPAPASSTPLPVVVFFHGGGFAYLSASSPAYDAACRRIARHCGAAVLSVDYRRAPEHRFPAAYDDAFAALRFLDDPKKLPSADGVPPLDVSRCFLAGDSAGANIAHHVARRYALSASSFASVRVRGLVAIQPFFGGEERTPAELRLDGAPIVSVPRCDWMWRAFLPPGADRTHEAAHAASPAAMAGIDSEAFPPAVVVVGGYDPLQDWQRRYCDTLRSKGKELQLLEYPDAIHAFYVFPEFAESKDLMIRIKNFVAGTK; translated from the coding sequence ATGGCGCACCTGGATCCTCCGGCCAAGGCGGCGAGGCTGGCGCCGCCCATGACGTGGCGGACGCGCCTCTCCATCTTCGCCGCGGGCTACCTCACCGACGCCACCCGCCGCGCCGACGGCACCATCAACCGCCGCCTGCTCGCCTACCTCGACCCGGGCGTCCCGCCCTCCGCCGCCCCGCGCAACGGCGTCGCCTCCCGCGACCTCGACATCGACCCCGCCCTCCCGCTCCCGCTCCGCGCCCGCCTCTTCCACCCCGCGCCCGCCTCCAGCACCCCGCTccccgtcgtcgtcttcttccacggcggcggcttcgcgtacctctccgcctcctccccgGCCTACGACGCCGCGTGCCGCCGCATCGCCAGGCACTGCGGCGCCGCCGTGCTCTCCGTCGACTACCGCCGCGCCCCGGAGCACCGCTTCCCCGCCGCCTACGACGACGCCTTCGCCGCGCTCCGCTTCCTCGACGACCCCAAGAAGCTCCCCTCCGCCGACGGGGTCCCGCCACTCGAcgtctcccgctgcttcctcgccGGGGACAGCGCGGGCGCCAACATCGCGCACCACGTCGCCCGCCGCTACGCGCTCTCGGCCTCCTCCTTCGCCAGCGTCCGGGTCCGCGGCCTCGTCGCCATCCAGCCGTTCTTCGGGGGCGAGGAGCGGACCCCCGCCGAGCTCCGCCTCGACGGCGCGCCCATCGTGTCCGTCCCCCGCTGCGACTGGATGTGGCGCGCCTTCCTcccgcccggcgccgaccggaccCACGAGGCCGCGCACGCCGCGTCACCGGCGGCCATGGCCGGCATCGACTCCGAGGCGTTCCCGCCGGCCGTGGTGGTCGTCGGCGGGTACGACCCACTCCAGGACTGGCAGCGGCGCTACTGCGACACTCTTAGGTCCAAGGGGAAGGAGCTGCAGCTGCTGGAGTACCCCGACGCCATCCACGCCTTCTACGTCTTCCCGGAGTTCGCCGAGTCCAAGGACCTAATGATCCGGATCAAGAACTTCGTCGCCGGGACCaagtga